The following are encoded in a window of Cinclus cinclus chromosome 34, bCinCin1.1, whole genome shotgun sequence genomic DNA:
- the PFN1 gene encoding profilin-1 produces MSGWAPYVETLLADGTCQDAAIVGYRDTPAVWAAAPGKTFANITPAEVAALVGPERGPLLVQGLTLGGLRCSVIRDSLLVEGEHSMDLRTKGAAGAPTFNITAAITNKTIVLAMGKEGVHGGCVNKKCYEMANHLRRSQY; encoded by the exons atgaGCGGGTGGGCGCCCTACGTGGAGACGCTGCTGGCGGACGGCACCTGCCAGGATGCTGCAATCGTCGGCTATCGCGACACCCCCGCCGTCTGGGCCGCCGCCCCCGGCAAGACCTTCGCTAATATCACG CCAGCGGAGGTGGCGGCACTGGTGGGCCCCGAGCGGGGGCCACTGCTGGTGCAGGGACTGACGCTGGGGGGCCTGCGCTGCTCTGTCATCCGGGACTCACTGCTGGTGGAGGGGGAGCACAGCATGGACCTGCGCACCAAGGGGGCTGCCGGAGCACCCACCTTCAACATCACGGCCGCCATCACCAATAAGA CCATCGTACTGGCCATGGGCAAGGAGGGCGTCCACGGCGGCTGTGTCAACAAGAAATGTTACGAGATGGCCAATCACCTGCGGCGCAGCCAGTACTGA
- the SLC25A11 gene encoding mitochondrial 2-oxoglutarate/malate carrier protein isoform X1: MSPPLGGGASPQSRSPRAGPQLGAAQAPRAGALAPSPPRVTLGRRRCRTLCPPPSPCPRYQGPAVMAALPAAQRPKTSPKSVKFLFGGLAGMGATVFVQPLDLVKNRMQLSGAGAKGREYRTSLHALGSILRHEGLSGIYTGLSAGLLRQATYTTTRLGIYSVLLERFGGADGTPPPFLAKAAMGMTAGAAGAFVGTPAEVALIRMTADGRLPPGERRGYRNVFDALVRMAKEEGVLTLWRGCIPTMARAVVVNAAQLASYSQSKQFLLDSGHFRDDILCHFCASMISGLVTTAASMPVDIVKTRIQNMRTIDGKPEYRNGLDVLLKVVRYEGFFSLWKGFTPYYARLGPHTVLTFIFLEQMNKWYQRLFLSA; this comes from the exons ATGTCCCCTCCCCTCGGGGGCGGTGCTTCCCCGCAAAGCCGCAGTCCCCGCGCGGGGCCCCAGCTCGGCGCCGCGCAGGCGCCACGCGCAGGCGCACTGGCGCCGAGCCCCCCCCGAGTCACCTTGGGGCGCCGCCGGTGCCGGAccctgtgcccccccccctccccgtgcCCCCGGTACCAGGGCCCGGCCGTGATGGCGGCACTGCCGGCGGCCCAGAGGCCCAAGACCTCCCCGAAATCCGTGAAGTTTCTCTTCGGCGGCCTGGCAGG GATGGGGGCTACAGTCTTTGTGCAGCCCCTGGACCTGGTGAAGAACCGGATGCAGCTGAGTGGGGCTGGGGCCAAGGGCCGTGAGTACCGGACGTCCCTGCATGCCCTGGGGTCCATCCTACGCCACGAGGGACTGAGTGGCATCTACACGGG GCTATCAGCAGGGCTTCTACGCCAGGCCACCTACACCACCACCCGCCTGGGCATCTACAGCGTCCTCCTTGAGCGTTTTGGGGGGGCTGATGGAACTCCCCCTCCTTTCCTGGCCAAGGCAGCCATGGGCATGacagcaggggctgctggggccTTCGTGGGGACTCCGGCTGAGGTGGCCCTCATCCGCATGACAGCTGATGGCAG GCTGCCCCCTGGCGAGCGCCGCGGGTATCGCAATGTGTTCGACGCCCTCGTGAGGATGGCGAAGGAGGAGGGAGTACTGACGCTGTGGAGG GGCTGTATCCCCACCATGGCCCGTGCCGTGGTGGTCAACGCTGCCCAGCTCGCCTCATACTCGCAATCCAAACAATTCTTGCTCGACTCCG GGCATTTCCGTGACGACATCCTGTGCCACTTCTGCGCCAGCATGATCAGCGGGCTGGTGACCACAGCTGCCTCCATGCCCGTCGACATTGTCAAGACCCG CATCCAGAACATGCGGACAATAGATGGAAAACCCGAGTACCGCAATGGGCTG GATGTACTGCTGAAGGTGGTGCGGTATGAGGGCTTCTTCAGCCTCTGGAAGGGCTTCACCCCCTACTATGCCCGCTTGGGCCCCCACACTGTGCTCACCTTCATCTTTCTCGAGCAGATGAACAAGTGGTACCAGCGGCTCTTTCTCAGTGCCTGA
- the SLC25A11 gene encoding mitochondrial 2-oxoglutarate/malate carrier protein isoform X2, translating to MSPPLGGGASPQSRSPRAGPQLGAAQAPRAGALAPSPPRVTLGRRRCRTLCPPPSPCPRYQGPAVMAALPAAQRPKTSPKSVKFLFGGLAGLSAGLLRQATYTTTRLGIYSVLLERFGGADGTPPPFLAKAAMGMTAGAAGAFVGTPAEVALIRMTADGRLPPGERRGYRNVFDALVRMAKEEGVLTLWRGCIPTMARAVVVNAAQLASYSQSKQFLLDSGHFRDDILCHFCASMISGLVTTAASMPVDIVKTRIQNMRTIDGKPEYRNGLDVLLKVVRYEGFFSLWKGFTPYYARLGPHTVLTFIFLEQMNKWYQRLFLSA from the exons ATGTCCCCTCCCCTCGGGGGCGGTGCTTCCCCGCAAAGCCGCAGTCCCCGCGCGGGGCCCCAGCTCGGCGCCGCGCAGGCGCCACGCGCAGGCGCACTGGCGCCGAGCCCCCCCCGAGTCACCTTGGGGCGCCGCCGGTGCCGGAccctgtgcccccccccctccccgtgcCCCCGGTACCAGGGCCCGGCCGTGATGGCGGCACTGCCGGCGGCCCAGAGGCCCAAGACCTCCCCGAAATCCGTGAAGTTTCTCTTCGGCGGCCTGGCAGG GCTATCAGCAGGGCTTCTACGCCAGGCCACCTACACCACCACCCGCCTGGGCATCTACAGCGTCCTCCTTGAGCGTTTTGGGGGGGCTGATGGAACTCCCCCTCCTTTCCTGGCCAAGGCAGCCATGGGCATGacagcaggggctgctggggccTTCGTGGGGACTCCGGCTGAGGTGGCCCTCATCCGCATGACAGCTGATGGCAG GCTGCCCCCTGGCGAGCGCCGCGGGTATCGCAATGTGTTCGACGCCCTCGTGAGGATGGCGAAGGAGGAGGGAGTACTGACGCTGTGGAGG GGCTGTATCCCCACCATGGCCCGTGCCGTGGTGGTCAACGCTGCCCAGCTCGCCTCATACTCGCAATCCAAACAATTCTTGCTCGACTCCG GGCATTTCCGTGACGACATCCTGTGCCACTTCTGCGCCAGCATGATCAGCGGGCTGGTGACCACAGCTGCCTCCATGCCCGTCGACATTGTCAAGACCCG CATCCAGAACATGCGGACAATAGATGGAAAACCCGAGTACCGCAATGGGCTG GATGTACTGCTGAAGGTGGTGCGGTATGAGGGCTTCTTCAGCCTCTGGAAGGGCTTCACCCCCTACTATGCCCGCTTGGGCCCCCACACTGTGCTCACCTTCATCTTTCTCGAGCAGATGAACAAGTGGTACCAGCGGCTCTTTCTCAGTGCCTGA
- the PSMB6 gene encoding proteasome subunit beta type-6 — translation MAAVTVWEPRAGLGPAGTHREWTAEPVSTGTTIMAVEFDGGVVIGADSRTTTGSYVANRVTDKLTPVHDRIFCCRSGSAADTQAVADAVAYQLAFHSVELEEPPRVRTAARLFQQSCYRYREELSAGIIVAGWDPRRGGQVYVVPMGGLLLRQPFAVGGSGSSYIYGFLDATFQPGMTRSQCQEFVARALALAMVRDGSSGGVIRLAAITEEGVERTVLAGSDLPWGDGGPPV, via the exons ATGGCGGCGGTGACGGTGTGGGAGCCGCGGGCCGGGTTAGGCCCCGCCGGGACGCACCGGGAATGGACGGCGGAGCCCGTCAGCACCGGC ACCACCATCATGGCCGTGGAGTTCGATGGAGGTGTCGTCATAGGGGCCGACTCCCGAACCACCACCGG GTCCTATGTAGCCAACCGGGTGACAGACAAGCTGACCCCCGTCCACGACCGAATCTTCTGCTGCCGCTCAGGCTCGGCAGCTGACACGCAGGCGGTGGCTGATGCTGTGGCCTATCAGCTAGCCTTCCACAG tgtggagctggaggagccGCCGCGGGTGCGCACAGCCGCCCGCctcttccagcagagctgctacCGGTACCGTGAGGAGCTCAGCGCTGGCATCATTGTCGCTGGCTGGGACCCGCGACGGGGGGGACAG GTGTACGTGGTGCCGATGGGAGGGCTCCTCCTGCGCCAGCCCTTTGCTGTGGGGGGCTCAGGCAGTTCCTACATCTATGGATTCCTGGATGCCACATTCCAACCTGGGATGACccgctcccagtgccaggaatTTGTCGCTCGTG CACTGGCCCTGGCAATGGTGCGAGATGGCTCCAGCGGGGGGGTCATCAGGCTGGCGGCCATCACGGAGGAGGGGGTGGAACGGACGGTCCTGGCTGGCTCTGACCTGCCCTGGGGTGATGGTGGCCCCCCTGTCTAG
- the SPAG7 gene encoding sperm-associated antigen 7, whose amino-acid sequence MTHGSGDAALVRRHASPRRKMAELDLLGSILSSMERPPAAADGETRRRAREQAARMKKLQEQDKRQKVEFRKRMEQEVSQFIQATGEPRRRFQPMNKIERSILHDVAEVAGLTSFSFGDDEDSRYVMVFKKEFAPSDEELEAYRRGEEWDPARAEERRRLRELAAQQEEAVLESGPAPPGPPNDYKDKYRHLIGSDAAKAAARTMEANKAYGCVPVANKRDTRSIEEAMNEIRAKKRLRQAEDESGAGGGSGGPCV is encoded by the exons ATGACGCACGGCTCCGGGGACGCGGCCCTCGTGCGGCGTCACGCATCGCCCCGTCGCAAGATGGCGGAGCTGGACCTGCTGGGCTCCATCCTGAGTTCCATGGAGCGGCCGCCCGCCGCAGCCGATGGCGAGACGCGGCGACGGGCGCGTG AACAAGCTGCTCGCATGAAGAAGCTGCAGGAGCAAGACAAGCGCCAGAAAGTCGAGTTCAGAAAAAGG ATGGAGCAAGAGGTATCCCAGTTCATCCAGGCCACCGGGGAGCCCCGGCGCCGGTTCCAGCCCATGAACAAGATCGAGAGGAGCATCCT GCATGATGTGGCAGAAGTGGCCGGCCTGACATCTTTCTCCTTTGGAGATGATGAGGACAGTCGCTATGTCATGGTGTTCAAAAAG GAGTTCGCGCCGTCGGACGAGGAGCTGGAGGCATATCGGCGTGGGGAGGAGTGGGACCCGGCCCGAGCTGAAGAGCGGCGTCGCCTCCGG gagctggctgcACAGCAGGAGGAGGCGGTACTTGAGAGTGGCCCTGCCCCCCCGGGCCCCCCAAACGACTACAAAGACAAATATCGGCACCTGATTGGCTCCGACGCCGCCAAAGCTGCTGCCcgcaccatggaggccaacaagGCATATGGCTGTG tgccGGTGGCCAACAAGCGGGACACACGCTCCATCGAAGAGGCCATGAACGAGATCCGGGCCAAGAAGCGGCTGCGGCAGGCAGAGGACGAgagcggggctggggggggcTCCGGGGGGCCCTGTGTGTGA